The following are from one region of the Ischnura elegans chromosome 12, ioIscEleg1.1, whole genome shotgun sequence genome:
- the LOC124168762 gene encoding ankyrin repeat domain-containing protein 54 isoform X2, protein MTTVDSGVETSNDSDDSSATHDYQPVENNSPVKMSCSTLPSSPFNAFPSLSQESDKERQEESDRRLALTFRPPTLRTSPGLQMGDVGAIGLAASNTPSTSQIKFAIPLKSFGHASLCGESGSDNRGYKEPLKTKIRVVRQRHAFINLGRLHGERKLRLAASTNNVEEVRRLLNNGINPNCYDNHRRSPLHLSSCRGYAEVVRALLEYGANPNQRDALGNTPLHLAACTNNVAVVTLLLKAGTDVSSNDMHGRNPLKLAMSKLRLLKSLSSSKYDGSDSHKIKLEVQQVIEMLQEYLNKRGRETEAELLTAFSSRLNLSSSPKEVDDEVRELLSSLNSLSIQSPGTPSENPSTSSFMGSPPSLTSNLPSLPASNNSEMTSGASSPIRASTPQLRPPSPVVPFRLPPARFDFPCTLMTNPFRLAPPCFEAPFASISPPPAPASSPEGEA, encoded by the exons ATGACGACTGTGGATTCAGGCGTCGAAACCAGTAATGATAGCGATGATAGTTCTGCGACTCATGATTACCAACCAGTGGAGAACAATTCGCCCGTGAAGATGTCTTGCTCGACATTGCCGTCTTCTCCTTTCAACGCTTTTCCCTCACTGTCACAAGAATCAGATAAGGAAAGACAGGAAGAATCAGATAGGCGATTG gCCCTTACTTTCCGACCCCCGACGCTGCGTACATCACCAGGTCTACAGATGGGAGACGTGGGAGCAATCGGCTTGGCGGCCTCCAACACACCGTCTACATCACAAATTAAATTTGCCATTCCACTGAAATCGTTTGGACATGCATCACTTTGTGGTGAAAGCGGGAGCGATAATAGAG GGTACAAGGAGCCTTTGAAGACCAAAATACGTGTTGTGAGACAGCGTCATGCTTTCATCAACCTGGGAAGACTTCATG GTGAGAGGAAACTTCGCCTGGCTGCATCAACCAATAATGTGGAGGAAGTGAGACGACTACTAAACAACGGAATCAACCCTAATTGTTATGATAACCATCGCCGATCTCCTCTCCATCTCTCGTCTTGTCGGGGATATGCTGAAGTTGTGAG agCTCTTCTTGAATATGGTGCTAACCCCAACCAGAGAGATGCTTTGGGTAACACTCCTCTCCATTTGGCAGCTTGTACaaacaatgttgctgttgtcacCCTTCTACTTAAAGCTG GAACTGATGTTAGCTCTAACGACATGCACGGACGAAACCCTTTGAAACTGGCTATGTCAAAACTCAGATTGCTGAAGAGTTTGTCGTCCTCCAAGTATGACGGAAGTgattctcataaaataaaattggaagtTCAGCAA GTTATCGAAATGCTCCAGGAATATCTGAACAAGAGAGGAAGAGAAACTGAGGCTGAATTGCTCACGGCATTCTCATCACGGCTCAACCTTTCCTCATCGCCCAAAGAAGTCGACGACGAAGTCCGTGAGctcctctcttccctcaattcGCTATCGATTCAGTCGCCCGGCACTCCGTCGGAAAATCCTTCCACGTCCTCTTTCATGGGATCCCCTCCTTCCCTCACCTCAAACTTGCCATCATTGCCTGCTTCCAACAACTCGGAAATGACTTCCGGTGCTTCGTCACCTATCCGAGCGAGCACTCCACAGCTACGCCCTCCGTCTCCTGTCGTACCCTTCCGTCTACCCCCTGCCCGTTTTGATTTTCCGTGTACGCTGATGACCAACCCATTTCGTCTCGCTCCTCCATGCTTTGAAGCACCTTTCGCTTCCATCTCCCCTCCACCTGCCCCAGCCTCATCGCCTGAAGGTGAAGCGTAG
- the LOC124168762 gene encoding ankyrin-1 isoform X1, producing the protein MTTVDSGVETSNDSDDSSATHDYQPVENNSPVKMSCSTLPSSPFNAFPSLSQESDKERQEESDRRLALTFRPPTLRTSPGLQMGDVGAIGLAASNTPSTSQIKFAIPLKSFGHASLCGESGSDNRELSLNLILCHPGYKEPLKTKIRVVRQRHAFINLGRLHGERKLRLAASTNNVEEVRRLLNNGINPNCYDNHRRSPLHLSSCRGYAEVVRALLEYGANPNQRDALGNTPLHLAACTNNVAVVTLLLKAGTDVSSNDMHGRNPLKLAMSKLRLLKSLSSSKYDGSDSHKIKLEVQQVIEMLQEYLNKRGRETEAELLTAFSSRLNLSSSPKEVDDEVRELLSSLNSLSIQSPGTPSENPSTSSFMGSPPSLTSNLPSLPASNNSEMTSGASSPIRASTPQLRPPSPVVPFRLPPARFDFPCTLMTNPFRLAPPCFEAPFASISPPPAPASSPEGEA; encoded by the exons ATGACGACTGTGGATTCAGGCGTCGAAACCAGTAATGATAGCGATGATAGTTCTGCGACTCATGATTACCAACCAGTGGAGAACAATTCGCCCGTGAAGATGTCTTGCTCGACATTGCCGTCTTCTCCTTTCAACGCTTTTCCCTCACTGTCACAAGAATCAGATAAGGAAAGACAGGAAGAATCAGATAGGCGATTG gCCCTTACTTTCCGACCCCCGACGCTGCGTACATCACCAGGTCTACAGATGGGAGACGTGGGAGCAATCGGCTTGGCGGCCTCCAACACACCGTCTACATCACAAATTAAATTTGCCATTCCACTGAAATCGTTTGGACATGCATCACTTTGTGGTGAAAGCGGGAGCGATAATAGAG AGCTCAGCTTGAATCTCATTTTATGCCATCCAGGGTACAAGGAGCCTTTGAAGACCAAAATACGTGTTGTGAGACAGCGTCATGCTTTCATCAACCTGGGAAGACTTCATG GTGAGAGGAAACTTCGCCTGGCTGCATCAACCAATAATGTGGAGGAAGTGAGACGACTACTAAACAACGGAATCAACCCTAATTGTTATGATAACCATCGCCGATCTCCTCTCCATCTCTCGTCTTGTCGGGGATATGCTGAAGTTGTGAG agCTCTTCTTGAATATGGTGCTAACCCCAACCAGAGAGATGCTTTGGGTAACACTCCTCTCCATTTGGCAGCTTGTACaaacaatgttgctgttgtcacCCTTCTACTTAAAGCTG GAACTGATGTTAGCTCTAACGACATGCACGGACGAAACCCTTTGAAACTGGCTATGTCAAAACTCAGATTGCTGAAGAGTTTGTCGTCCTCCAAGTATGACGGAAGTgattctcataaaataaaattggaagtTCAGCAA GTTATCGAAATGCTCCAGGAATATCTGAACAAGAGAGGAAGAGAAACTGAGGCTGAATTGCTCACGGCATTCTCATCACGGCTCAACCTTTCCTCATCGCCCAAAGAAGTCGACGACGAAGTCCGTGAGctcctctcttccctcaattcGCTATCGATTCAGTCGCCCGGCACTCCGTCGGAAAATCCTTCCACGTCCTCTTTCATGGGATCCCCTCCTTCCCTCACCTCAAACTTGCCATCATTGCCTGCTTCCAACAACTCGGAAATGACTTCCGGTGCTTCGTCACCTATCCGAGCGAGCACTCCACAGCTACGCCCTCCGTCTCCTGTCGTACCCTTCCGTCTACCCCCTGCCCGTTTTGATTTTCCGTGTACGCTGATGACCAACCCATTTCGTCTCGCTCCTCCATGCTTTGAAGCACCTTTCGCTTCCATCTCCCCTCCACCTGCCCCAGCCTCATCGCCTGAAGGTGAAGCGTAG